The genomic region CGTGGCTGATGTCAACACAATTGCCGTAACCGCCATACCAACCGGCCCGGATAACTTTACCGGCCTGGGCAGCCCGGATGGGAGCACCATAGGCGCCAGCCAAGTCTACCCCGGTATGCATGCGGCCTCCTCTGGTGCCAAAGGGTGATAAAATTGCACCACTTGGCCGGCTAAGTCCACGGGATGCCACCATGGTCCGGGAACTGCGCTCAATAATTTGGGGTTTAGCTTCTTTAATTACTTTTACCCCCAGCACCTGACGTTCGGTTTCCAATCCGTTAACCGCAACAATACGATAAGTAACTTCTTTTAAGCCCTTTTCACCCACTTGCACAACTTTACTCTTGCCATAGGGTAAATTGGGGTTTTTCCGCACCTGTTGGGGTAACTCAGTTTGTTCCTTGATGGTTTTTTCGGTGGTGGCCACCACATCTAAAATAGGCTCTGCCACACCAACCATTTTTAGCTTCTGGCCAATTTGCATTCTTTCGGGTACAAAATCTGGGTTAGCCGCCTGTAAATCTTCAGCAGAAATATTAAAGGCCTCGGCAATATCCCAGATGGTATCACCTTCTTTTACAACATAGAAACGGGGTTTATCTGATTCCCCCTTTAATTTCTTTAAGGCCTGTTCCTTGGACATAATCTTGTTGGCCGGTAAGGGCAAATCTACCAGATCGACTTTTTGCGCAAAGGTTACTTTATAACTTGAATCAACCTGGTAGGTTCGCTTAAGTTCTTCAAGAACTTGTTCCGCCGTGGGGCGGTCTTTTACAGCCAGTTTTAATCCACCATTAACCTTAATCCCCACAGCAGTGGCTTCAAAGGTCAATTTCTTGGCCAGTAACTCTTTTAACTCCTGTTCACTGATAACTCTGTCACTACCGTTTACCCGTTTATATGTAATTTTCTGTAATGGCTTAACGTTAGCAGCTTTACTTTGTTGTTCCTTAGTTAACGAGCTAACAACACCTTCTGCCACAGACTGGTTTTGGACAACCGCCACCTCACGGCCGTC from Desulfotomaculum nigrificans DSM 574 harbors:
- a CDS encoding M23 family metallopeptidase, coding for MQVKEKLISLKGWLDKQPAVIKRGLAGLLAVVLVLGAISVAKANSACAVMLDGREVAVVQNQSVAEGVVSSLTKEQQSKAANVKPLQKITYKRVNGSDRVISEQELKELLAKKLTFEATAVGIKVNGGLKLAVKDRPTAEQVLEELKRTYQVDSSYKVTFAQKVDLVDLPLPANKIMSKEQALKKLKGESDKPRFYVVKEGDTIWDIAEAFNISAEDLQAANPDFVPERMQIGQKLKMVGVAEPILDVVATTEKTIKEQTELPQQVRKNPNLPYGKSKVVQVGEKGLKEVTYRIVAVNGLETERQVLGVKVIKEAKPQIIERSSRTMVASRGLSRPSGAILSPFGTRGGRMHTGVDLAGAYGAPIRAAQAGKVIRAGWYGGYGNCVDISHGNGVVTRYAHMSSIGVMVGQTVSKGQVIGRIGSTGRSTGPHLHFEVIVNGVPRNPLAYL